GTTCGCGGAATAGAAGGTGTGAAATGGGCTGTACCCTTTTACAAGGGACTCCTCAAAGCGCGCCTGCGTGGCGGAAATTTTCAGATGTGTAATGTCATTGGAATCGATGATTCAACACTGATCGGTGGCCCTCCTCGTATGAGGGAAGGGGAAATTTCTGATCTAAGACTCGTTGATGCAATTATTGTGAATAAAGTCGGTGCTGACGAAATGCTTGCTGAAAATGGAATCTACAACCCTGAGAAAAAACCCGTCATTCCACTCAGAGTCGGTGAAGTTCTTGAAATCAACGATCGGAGAGCACAAGTCGTCGGAATTTGCGACTCATCGCGCACATTCCAATCTCAACCCGTGATCTATACAACTTACAATCGAGCGCTTAACTATGCCCCTCCGGAGAGAAAACAACTCTCCTATATCCTAGTCAAAGCACAAGATGGGGTCTCTCCGAAAGAACTTTGCCGTATGATTAATGCTCGTTCTGATCTTGCAGCCTATACCAATGGAGAATTTAAAAAGCTCACCTTTGATTATTATATGGAAAATACCGGAATTCCTCTGAACTTTGGGATTGCGGTTCTTTTAGGAGTCATTATTGGAATGGCTATTTCTGGGCAAATGTTCTATAATTTTATCCTTGATAACCTCCGCTTCCTTGCTACATTCAAAGCGATGGGTGCCAATAATCGTCTTCTTACAAAGATGGTTCTTCTTCAAGCTGTTTGGGTTGGCTTTATAGGCTGGGGACTTGGGATAGGCGCTGCCGCTGTTTTTGGGTGGTTTTCTCGAAATAGCGATCTTTCCTTTCTTCTGATGTGGCAGCTCTATGTGATTAGCGGCATTGTGATGTTTTTAATTACTGGCCTTTCTGCATGGATAGGTCTTAATCGGGTCTATCGTTTAGACCCTGCAATTGTTTTTAAGAGTTAAGATATGAAAGATGAAGTTGCCGTAAAATGTTCCCAAATTCGAAAATCTTTTGGAGTAGGAGACCTCCGCTTTGAAGTACTCCACGGCATTGATCTTGAGGTTAAGTCAGGAGAACTCCTGATGCTTGTTGGCCCTTCAGGATCTGGGAAAACCACTCTCATCTCAATCATTGCAGGAATCTTGAGTCATGACAATGGGCACTGCCAATTATTTGGAAAAGATATCGATACTTTTTCTGACTCTGAAAAAACAAAATTTCGAGGAGAAAATCTCGGATTTGTCTTCCAGTCCTTTAACCTCATTCCGATGCTTTCTAATTCTGAAAATGTTGCGATTCCCCTCCTTCTTAATCATATGGATAGACATGAAGCAATAAAACTTGCTGAAGAGCGTCTCGATCAATTTGGTCTTGGAGACAAAGTGGGCAATTTCCCCGCACAACTTTCTGGAGGGCAACAGCAACGTGTTGCAATTGCTCGAGCGGTCATTCATAACCCCAAACTGATCGTATGCGACGAACCTACGAGCGCCCTCGATCACGAAAACGGTGCACTTGTTCTCAATCACTTAAGGGAAATTGTCGACAAAGAAAACCGGGCTTTGATTGTCGTCACTCACGACTCTCGCATTTTTGACTATGCCGATCGCATTGTTCACCTAGAAGACGGCAATATTGCTTCTGAAAAAATGAATCACGGGTAATACCCAATTTAAACTTAAAACACTATAATCTCGAAAACTCATACCAATCAAAAAGGAGGTAGTTATTTTCTGTATCATTGTAGGCCGCGAAAACACCGCTAGGATACATTGAAGGAATTTTCTCCGATGTTGTTGCAATTCCGTCGGTGTGCCGTACCCCCCGAAGGCCCGCAGACTTGACGAACTTATTAATCCCTTCCCTTTGGTAGATCTTAAATGTAGGGGTCTAAAGCCCACCGGACCGGAAACGTACGCTAAGGACCTAAAACTCTAACTTAAATAAATGAAATAGGAAATTGAAGAAACTGTTCTCTGAAATGATTCGCAATCGCACTCATCAGTTACCTTCCCTTGTTACGGTCACATTTAAATATGCCCACAGTTCAATATTTCTATCTTGACTACCCCTGCTAAAAGTTGTTATCCCACCATTCCCTGCTGAAGCGCTGCCCTCTTTCAAATCTCCACTATAGCTAAAATATTTCGTTTTAGCTATAATTTTTTGAATGACATATTCGCTAGATTTTAGAAAAAAAGTTCTATCGATCCGAAGCAAAGAAAAATTAAGCTTTGCCCAAGTAGCAAGACGCTTTGGAGTAAGTGTAAATAGTGTGTTTCTCTGGTCTAAGAGGTTAGAGCCGAGGCGCACTAAAATCAGACCTGCAATAAAGATTGATAGAGAGATCTTGATGGAGGATATCAAGAAATACCCTGATGCCTTCAACTATGAACGAGCACATCGTCTCAAAGTAAGCACTTCAGGCATTCGGTGTGCCATGAAGAGGTTAAGAATTAGCTATAAAAAAAACGCTCAACCATCCCAAGGCCTGCGAAACAAAAAGACAAATCTTTCAAGGAAAAATCGCAGAATATAAACGTTTGGGAAAGCCAATTGTGTATATTGATGAAAGCGGGTTTGCCCATGATATGCCCCGCACCCACGATTACTCCAAAATAGGACAGCGATGTTTTGGCACTCATGATTGGGGAGCAAAAGGAAGAACAAATGCAATAGGGGCATTACTTGGAACAAGCCTCCTTACACTTGCGTTATTCGAGTGCAATATTAATACAGACGCCTTTTCCATTTGGGCAGAGGAGGACTTGCTACCGAAACTTCCCTCTGAAAGTATTCTGGTTATGGATAATGCTTCATTCCATAAAAGCAAATCTATGCAAGAGAAGATCCAGGCTGCAGGCCATACCTTGGAATATCTTCCTCCCTATTCCCCTGATCTAAACCCTATTGAACACAAGTGGGCACAGGCAAAGTCTAAGCGAAGAAAATATCAATGTGGAATAGACGAACTTTTCAAGGAGCACTGCCTATAACTAATTTAAGTCACTTTATCTATATATGGAAGATCGAAAAGTTGATAAATCAAGCGTTGCTTGTGAGGCGATTTTGGCTCTTTATAAAAAAGAAAACGAAAGCAAAGACGAGCCATTAGCTCAATCTTAGGTTAAGACCAAGTGCAATGATCAATGAGACAAGTGTGTGCCACTTAGGATTTCCCTTGTCCGATAGAGTCTTGTAAAGGCTTTCTCTTCCAAGATGCGCTTTTTCAGCGAGCTTTGACACTCCTCCTTGAGCTTCTGCAACATTTCTAACAGCTAAAAGAAAAAGGTGCTGAGATTCCTCATCCCCTTTAAGACTTTCCTCTAAAGCTGCATTTAAATAAGCAACAGCCTCATCATGATCTCTGAGCTTTTCAATAAGCCAATCTTGATATTTTCTACTTTTTGCCATACTTAATCCTTTCGATCCTTATAATCTTCAAGAAACATTTTTGCATTTTTGATGTCCTTCTTTTGAGAGCTTTTGTCTCCTCCACATAGAAGCAAAATCACCTTCATTCCTATTTTAGAATAATAAATTCTTACCCCAGGACCATAATGAATACGAAGCTCATAAATTCCATTTCCTACCGACTTACAATCACCAAAATTTCCCATTTTAAGACGATCCAAACGCGTAAAGATTTTTGCGCGAGTATGAATTTCTTTTAGCCCATCAATCCAATCTATAAAAGGGCTTTTTTCTGAGTGCGTTTCATAAATTTCGATCTTTATTTCCACACTTTTATTGTATCTTACAGGATACATTTTAATCAAGAGCATGTTTATATATTTTACTATAAGCAAGTTATGATTTATTTATTTGACTTTTTCCTCCAAACATGGTTCTGGTGCAAAAATTTTATCTATGGGGAAAGGTTTATTCAAGGCTGTTTCCGTTTCAGTAACATCAGGCTGCTATCCCAAATACCCCTTCTATAAACATTTTTTGAGATGAAGCATCTTTCCTTCCTATGCCTTCTATTTGTCCCTTACGCATCATATGCATGGACTCATACCCTGCAATCGTTGCTTCAGCTGTTGCAAATCTTTGGAACCATTGACTCCACACTATCCTCCTCTTAGAAAACCGATGGTCTTGCTAAACAATATTATTCAGATACTTAACCTGCCTAAGCTCAGTCTCTATTGGAATGAGTCTTTGATTTTGAATAGCTTCAAATGCAGGAGGATATGCAGCGTTTTTATCAACCAAAATGATTTGGTGAATATTATCTGTCTCTTTCCGGGTGACAAATGCAAAAAGCTGTCCATCTCCTATCCGCTTATAAAGACAAAACCCTACTTCATCAGCCTCTCCAGGAACAGGGCGGGCCTCCGCTTTAGCACGCGGCCTCTCTCTCTCTCTAACGATGGTTGGAAATCTGCCCGCAAGAGCTAAGAAAAAGTAATAGTAGTACTAAACTGTACGTCGTTTTCTTGCAACCCATACGAGCAATACCGCCACTCCTATTGTAATCGGTAACATAACTGTATAAAGATACTCAGCAAGCACTGCTGCTGCTGCTGCAAACAAACCCAGTAGAATCCCAATCACGAAAAATGTTGATTCCACAT
The window above is part of the Candidatus Neptunochlamydia sp. REUL1 genome. Proteins encoded here:
- a CDS encoding ABC transporter permease → MLLLAIKILIGDKAKFIGIILGLSFSSLIIAQQSSIFAGLMVRTFGFITDTSQADIWVMDKQVRFIDDVKPLRDTQLYLVRGIEGVKWAVPFYKGLLKARLRGGNFQMCNVIGIDDSTLIGGPPRMREGEISDLRLVDAIIVNKVGADEMLAENGIYNPEKKPVIPLRVGEVLEINDRRAQVVGICDSSRTFQSQPVIYTTYNRALNYAPPERKQLSYILVKAQDGVSPKELCRMINARSDLAAYTNGEFKKLTFDYYMENTGIPLNFGIAVLLGVIIGMAISGQMFYNFILDNLRFLATFKAMGANNRLLTKMVLLQAVWVGFIGWGLGIGAAAVFGWFSRNSDLSFLLMWQLYVISGIVMFLITGLSAWIGLNRVYRLDPAIVFKS
- a CDS encoding IS630 family transposase, with the protein product MAEYKRLGKPIVYIDESGFAHDMPRTHDYSKIGQRCFGTHDWGAKGRTNAIGALLGTSLLTLALFECNINTDAFSIWAEEDLLPKLPSESILVMDNASFHKSKSMQEKIQAAGHTLEYLPPYSPDLNPIEHKWAQAKSKRRKYQCGIDELFKEHCL
- a CDS encoding IS630 transposase-related protein, whose amino-acid sequence is MTYSLDFRKKVLSIRSKEKLSFAQVARRFGVSVNSVFLWSKRLEPRRTKIRPAIKIDREILMEDIKKYPDAFNYERAHRLKVSTSGIRCAMKRLRISYKKNAQPSQGLRNKKTNLSRKNRRI
- a CDS encoding type II toxin-antitoxin system RelE/ParE family toxin, whose protein sequence is MEIKIEIYETHSEKSPFIDWIDGLKEIHTRAKIFTRLDRLKMGNFGDCKSVGNGIYELRIHYGPGVRIYYSKIGMKVILLLCGGDKSSQKKDIKNAKMFLEDYKDRKD
- a CDS encoding ABC transporter ATP-binding protein, which encodes MKDEVAVKCSQIRKSFGVGDLRFEVLHGIDLEVKSGELLMLVGPSGSGKTTLISIIAGILSHDNGHCQLFGKDIDTFSDSEKTKFRGENLGFVFQSFNLIPMLSNSENVAIPLLLNHMDRHEAIKLAEERLDQFGLGDKVGNFPAQLSGGQQQRVAIARAVIHNPKLIVCDEPTSALDHENGALVLNHLREIVDKENRALIVVTHDSRIFDYADRIVHLEDGNIASEKMNHG
- a CDS encoding addiction module antidote protein, which produces MAKSRKYQDWLIEKLRDHDEAVAYLNAALEESLKGDEESQHLFLLAVRNVAEAQGGVSKLAEKAHLGRESLYKTLSDKGNPKWHTLVSLIIALGLNLRLS